Proteins found in one Megachile rotundata isolate GNS110a chromosome 14, iyMegRotu1, whole genome shotgun sequence genomic segment:
- the krz gene encoding beta-arrestin protein kurtz isoform X4, whose product MTKWDSSESECSEAEDSNELGATVSPEICAMDTVDSASKRSGSHSGQKVVPATRVFKKSSQNGKITVYLAKRDFVDHITHVDPIDGVVLIDPNYVKDRKVFGHVLAAFKYGREDLDVLGLTFRKDLFLAADQIYPVVSGSQRRELTRLQERLIKKLGNNAYPFYFELPPHCPASVTLQPAPGDTGKPCGVDYELKAFVGETQDDKPHKRDSVRLAIRKIMYAPSKQGEQPSVEVSKEFVMSPNKLFLEVSLDKQLYHHGENIAVNVHIANNSNRTVKKIKVSVRQFADICLFSTAQYKCTVAEAESDVVDPSQRENLGIIVQYKVKVKLCLGALGGELAAELPFTLMHPKPEEEEPAPPTAPPTQKAENDEIALNTNLIQLDTEVDGDDDIIFEDFARLRLKGETDA is encoded by the exons TGGGACAGTTCAGAATCCGAGTGCTCAGAGGCTGAAGACTCAAATGAGTTAGGGGCCACAGTCAGCCCCGAGATCTGCGCGATGGACACTGTGGACAGTGCCAGCAAACGGTCTGGAAGCCATAGCGGCCAGAAGGTTGTTCCAGCTACTCGAGTCTTCAAGAAATCCAGTCAGAATGGAAAGATCACGGTGTACCTTGCTAAAAGAGATTTCGTCGATCACATAACCCACGTTGATCCCATCG ACGGGGTCGTGCTGATTGACCCGAACTACGTGAAGGATCGCAAGGTCTTCGGCCACGTTCTGGCCGCCTTCAAGTATGGCAGAGAGGATCTGGACGTTCTGGGTCTAACCTTTCGCAAGGACCTTTTCCTGGCCGCCGATCAGATATACCCAGTGGTATCTGGCTCACAGCGTCGGGAATTGACTCGATTGCAAGAGAGGCTCATCAAGAAGCTAGGGAATAATGCTTATCCTTTCTACTTCGAACTACCGCCACATTGTCCTGCCTCGGTCACGCTGCAACCGGCGCCTGGCGACACTGGAAAACCCTGCGGTGTCGACTACGAATTGAAGGCGTTCGTAGGTGAGACGCAGGACGACAAACCTCACAAACG GGACTCCGTTAGACTAGCGATACGGAAGATCATGTACGCGCCATCGAAGCAAGGTGAACAACCGTCCGTCGAAGTGAGCAAAGAGTTCGTGATGTCGCCGAACAAGCTGTTCCTGGAGGTGTCCCTCGACAAGCAGCTGTACCATCACGGTGAGAATATCGCTGTGAACGTGCACATCGCGAACAATAGCAACCGGACAGTGAAAAAGATCAAAGTGTCCGTGAGGCAGTTCGCGGACATTTGTTTGTTCTCCACCGCGCAGTACAAGTGTACGGTCGCTGAGGCAGAGAGCGA CGTGGTGGATCCCTCGCAACGTGAGAACCTGGGAATTATCGTTCAGTACAAGGTGAAAGTGAAACTTTGCCTCGGTGCTCTCGGAGG AGAACTGGCGGCGGAGCTGCCATTCACCCTGATGCACCCGAAACCGGAAGAAGAGGAGCCAGCACCACCCACTGCACCACCGACGCAGAAAGCGGAGAACGATGAAATAGCGCTCAACACGAACCTCATTCAATTGGACAC GGAGGTCGACGGCGACGACGACATAATCTTCGAGGACTTTGCCCGCCTAAGGCTGAAGGGCGAAACGGATGCCTGA
- the krz gene encoding beta-arrestin protein kurtz isoform X1, whose protein sequence is MTKWDSSESECSEAEDSNELGATVSPEICAMDTVDSASKRSGSHSGQKVVPATRVFKKSSQNGKITVYLAKRDFVDHITHVDPIDGVVLIDPNYVKDRKVFGHVLAAFKYGREDLDVLGLTFRKDLFLAADQIYPVVSGSQRRELTRLQERLIKKLGNNAYPFYFELPPHCPASVTLQPAPGDTGKPCGVDYELKAFVGETQDDKPHKRDSVRLAIRKIMYAPSKQGEQPSVEVSKEFVMSPNKLFLEVSLDKQLYHHGENIAVNVHIANNSNRTVKKIKVSVRQFADICLFSTAQYKCTVAEAESEEGCPVGPGFTLSKVFSLTPLLANNRYKWGLALDGQIRDGDTNLASSTLVVDPSQRENLGIIVQYKVKVKLCLGALGGELAAELPFTLMHPKPEEEEPAPPTAPPTQKAENDEIALNTNLIQLDTEVDGDDDIIFEDFARLRLKGETDA, encoded by the exons TGGGACAGTTCAGAATCCGAGTGCTCAGAGGCTGAAGACTCAAATGAGTTAGGGGCCACAGTCAGCCCCGAGATCTGCGCGATGGACACTGTGGACAGTGCCAGCAAACGGTCTGGAAGCCATAGCGGCCAGAAGGTTGTTCCAGCTACTCGAGTCTTCAAGAAATCCAGTCAGAATGGAAAGATCACGGTGTACCTTGCTAAAAGAGATTTCGTCGATCACATAACCCACGTTGATCCCATCG ACGGGGTCGTGCTGATTGACCCGAACTACGTGAAGGATCGCAAGGTCTTCGGCCACGTTCTGGCCGCCTTCAAGTATGGCAGAGAGGATCTGGACGTTCTGGGTCTAACCTTTCGCAAGGACCTTTTCCTGGCCGCCGATCAGATATACCCAGTGGTATCTGGCTCACAGCGTCGGGAATTGACTCGATTGCAAGAGAGGCTCATCAAGAAGCTAGGGAATAATGCTTATCCTTTCTACTTCGAACTACCGCCACATTGTCCTGCCTCGGTCACGCTGCAACCGGCGCCTGGCGACACTGGAAAACCCTGCGGTGTCGACTACGAATTGAAGGCGTTCGTAGGTGAGACGCAGGACGACAAACCTCACAAACG GGACTCCGTTAGACTAGCGATACGGAAGATCATGTACGCGCCATCGAAGCAAGGTGAACAACCGTCCGTCGAAGTGAGCAAAGAGTTCGTGATGTCGCCGAACAAGCTGTTCCTGGAGGTGTCCCTCGACAAGCAGCTGTACCATCACGGTGAGAATATCGCTGTGAACGTGCACATCGCGAACAATAGCAACCGGACAGTGAAAAAGATCAAAGTGTCCGTGAGGCAGTTCGCGGACATTTGTTTGTTCTCCACCGCGCAGTACAAGTGTACGGTCGCTGAGGCAGAGAGCGA GGAAGGGTGCCCGGTGGGGCCAGGTTTCACGCTGAGCAAAGTGTTCTCTCTGACACCGCTTCTCGCCAACAACAGATATAAATGGGGTCTTGCCCTCGATGGCCAgatcagagacggggacaccaATCTGGCGTCCAGCACCCT CGTGGTGGATCCCTCGCAACGTGAGAACCTGGGAATTATCGTTCAGTACAAGGTGAAAGTGAAACTTTGCCTCGGTGCTCTCGGAGG AGAACTGGCGGCGGAGCTGCCATTCACCCTGATGCACCCGAAACCGGAAGAAGAGGAGCCAGCACCACCCACTGCACCACCGACGCAGAAAGCGGAGAACGATGAAATAGCGCTCAACACGAACCTCATTCAATTGGACAC GGAGGTCGACGGCGACGACGACATAATCTTCGAGGACTTTGCCCGCCTAAGGCTGAAGGGCGAAACGGATGCCTGA
- the krz gene encoding beta-arrestin protein kurtz isoform X2, which yields MTKWDSSESECSEAEDSNELGATVSPEICAMDTVDSASKRSGSHSGQKVVPATRVFKKSSQNGKITVYLAKRDFVDHITHVDPIDGVVLIDPNYVKDRKVFGHVLAAFKYGREDLDVLGLTFRKDLFLAADQIYPVVSGSQRRELTRLQERLIKKLGNNAYPFYFELPPHCPASVTLQPAPGDTGKPCGVDYELKAFVGETQDDKPHKRDSVRLAIRKIMYAPSKQGEQPSVEVSKEFVMSPNKLFLEVSLDKQLYHHGENIAVNVHIANNSNRTVKKIKVSVRQFADICLFSTAQYKCTVAEAESDIGVAPGFTLSKVFSLRPTLADNKDKRGLALDGQLKHEDTNLASSTIVVDPSQRENLGIIVQYKVKVKLCLGALGGELAAELPFTLMHPKPEEEEPAPPTAPPTQKAENDEIALNTNLIQLDTEVDGDDDIIFEDFARLRLKGETDA from the exons TGGGACAGTTCAGAATCCGAGTGCTCAGAGGCTGAAGACTCAAATGAGTTAGGGGCCACAGTCAGCCCCGAGATCTGCGCGATGGACACTGTGGACAGTGCCAGCAAACGGTCTGGAAGCCATAGCGGCCAGAAGGTTGTTCCAGCTACTCGAGTCTTCAAGAAATCCAGTCAGAATGGAAAGATCACGGTGTACCTTGCTAAAAGAGATTTCGTCGATCACATAACCCACGTTGATCCCATCG ACGGGGTCGTGCTGATTGACCCGAACTACGTGAAGGATCGCAAGGTCTTCGGCCACGTTCTGGCCGCCTTCAAGTATGGCAGAGAGGATCTGGACGTTCTGGGTCTAACCTTTCGCAAGGACCTTTTCCTGGCCGCCGATCAGATATACCCAGTGGTATCTGGCTCACAGCGTCGGGAATTGACTCGATTGCAAGAGAGGCTCATCAAGAAGCTAGGGAATAATGCTTATCCTTTCTACTTCGAACTACCGCCACATTGTCCTGCCTCGGTCACGCTGCAACCGGCGCCTGGCGACACTGGAAAACCCTGCGGTGTCGACTACGAATTGAAGGCGTTCGTAGGTGAGACGCAGGACGACAAACCTCACAAACG GGACTCCGTTAGACTAGCGATACGGAAGATCATGTACGCGCCATCGAAGCAAGGTGAACAACCGTCCGTCGAAGTGAGCAAAGAGTTCGTGATGTCGCCGAACAAGCTGTTCCTGGAGGTGTCCCTCGACAAGCAGCTGTACCATCACGGTGAGAATATCGCTGTGAACGTGCACATCGCGAACAATAGCAACCGGACAGTGAAAAAGATCAAAGTGTCCGTGAGGCAGTTCGCGGACATTTGTTTGTTCTCCACCGCGCAGTACAAGTGTACGGTCGCTGAGGCAGAGAGCGA TATAGGGGTAGCGCCAGGATTCACCCTGAGCAAGGTCTTTTCTCTAAGGCCGACGCTTGCTGACAACAAAGACAAGCGAGGTCTTGCTCTAGACGGTCAGCTTAAACACGAGGACACCAATCTAGCATCTAGCACAAT CGTGGTGGATCCCTCGCAACGTGAGAACCTGGGAATTATCGTTCAGTACAAGGTGAAAGTGAAACTTTGCCTCGGTGCTCTCGGAGG AGAACTGGCGGCGGAGCTGCCATTCACCCTGATGCACCCGAAACCGGAAGAAGAGGAGCCAGCACCACCCACTGCACCACCGACGCAGAAAGCGGAGAACGATGAAATAGCGCTCAACACGAACCTCATTCAATTGGACAC GGAGGTCGACGGCGACGACGACATAATCTTCGAGGACTTTGCCCGCCTAAGGCTGAAGGGCGAAACGGATGCCTGA
- the krz gene encoding beta-arrestin protein kurtz isoform X5: MTKWDSSESECSEAEDSNELGATVSPEICAMDTVDSASKRSGSHSGQKVVPATRVFKKSSQNGKITVYLAKRDFVDHITHVDPIDGVVLIDPNYVKDRKVFGHVLAAFKYGREDLDVLGLTFRKDLFLAADQIYPVVSGSQRRELTRLQERLIKKLGNNAYPFYFELPPHCPASVTLQPAPGDTGKPCGVDYELKAFVGETQDDKPHKRDSVRLAIRKIMYAPSKQGEQPSVEVSKEFVMSPNKLFLEVSLDKQLYHHGENIAVNVHIANNSNRTVKKIKVSVRQFADICLFSTAQYKCTVAEAESDIGVAPGFTLSKVFSLRPTLADNKDKRGLALDGQLKHEDTNLASSTMEGCPVGPGFTLSKVFSLTPLLANNRYKWGLALDGQIRDGDTNLASSTLVVDPSQRENLGIIVQYKVKVKLCLGALGGELAAELPFTLMHPKPEEEEPAPPTAPPTQKAENDEIALNTNLIQLDTEVDGDDDIIFEDFARLRLKGETDA, translated from the exons TGGGACAGTTCAGAATCCGAGTGCTCAGAGGCTGAAGACTCAAATGAGTTAGGGGCCACAGTCAGCCCCGAGATCTGCGCGATGGACACTGTGGACAGTGCCAGCAAACGGTCTGGAAGCCATAGCGGCCAGAAGGTTGTTCCAGCTACTCGAGTCTTCAAGAAATCCAGTCAGAATGGAAAGATCACGGTGTACCTTGCTAAAAGAGATTTCGTCGATCACATAACCCACGTTGATCCCATCG ACGGGGTCGTGCTGATTGACCCGAACTACGTGAAGGATCGCAAGGTCTTCGGCCACGTTCTGGCCGCCTTCAAGTATGGCAGAGAGGATCTGGACGTTCTGGGTCTAACCTTTCGCAAGGACCTTTTCCTGGCCGCCGATCAGATATACCCAGTGGTATCTGGCTCACAGCGTCGGGAATTGACTCGATTGCAAGAGAGGCTCATCAAGAAGCTAGGGAATAATGCTTATCCTTTCTACTTCGAACTACCGCCACATTGTCCTGCCTCGGTCACGCTGCAACCGGCGCCTGGCGACACTGGAAAACCCTGCGGTGTCGACTACGAATTGAAGGCGTTCGTAGGTGAGACGCAGGACGACAAACCTCACAAACG GGACTCCGTTAGACTAGCGATACGGAAGATCATGTACGCGCCATCGAAGCAAGGTGAACAACCGTCCGTCGAAGTGAGCAAAGAGTTCGTGATGTCGCCGAACAAGCTGTTCCTGGAGGTGTCCCTCGACAAGCAGCTGTACCATCACGGTGAGAATATCGCTGTGAACGTGCACATCGCGAACAATAGCAACCGGACAGTGAAAAAGATCAAAGTGTCCGTGAGGCAGTTCGCGGACATTTGTTTGTTCTCCACCGCGCAGTACAAGTGTACGGTCGCTGAGGCAGAGAGCGA TATAGGGGTAGCGCCAGGATTCACCCTGAGCAAGGTCTTTTCTCTAAGGCCGACGCTTGCTGACAACAAAGACAAGCGAGGTCTTGCTCTAGACGGTCAGCTTAAACACGAGGACACCAATCTAGCATCTAGCACAAT GGAAGGGTGCCCGGTGGGGCCAGGTTTCACGCTGAGCAAAGTGTTCTCTCTGACACCGCTTCTCGCCAACAACAGATATAAATGGGGTCTTGCCCTCGATGGCCAgatcagagacggggacaccaATCTGGCGTCCAGCACCCT CGTGGTGGATCCCTCGCAACGTGAGAACCTGGGAATTATCGTTCAGTACAAGGTGAAAGTGAAACTTTGCCTCGGTGCTCTCGGAGG AGAACTGGCGGCGGAGCTGCCATTCACCCTGATGCACCCGAAACCGGAAGAAGAGGAGCCAGCACCACCCACTGCACCACCGACGCAGAAAGCGGAGAACGATGAAATAGCGCTCAACACGAACCTCATTCAATTGGACAC GGAGGTCGACGGCGACGACGACATAATCTTCGAGGACTTTGCCCGCCTAAGGCTGAAGGGCGAAACGGATGCCTGA
- the krz gene encoding beta-arrestin protein kurtz isoform X3 yields the protein MDTVDSASKRSGSHSGQKVVPATRVFKKSSQNGKITVYLAKRDFVDHITHVDPIDGVVLIDPNYVKDRKVFGHVLAAFKYGREDLDVLGLTFRKDLFLAADQIYPVVSGSQRRELTRLQERLIKKLGNNAYPFYFELPPHCPASVTLQPAPGDTGKPCGVDYELKAFVGETQDDKPHKRDSVRLAIRKIMYAPSKQGEQPSVEVSKEFVMSPNKLFLEVSLDKQLYHHGENIAVNVHIANNSNRTVKKIKVSVRQFADICLFSTAQYKCTVAEAESEEGCPVGPGFTLSKVFSLTPLLANNRYKWGLALDGQIRDGDTNLASSTLVVDPSQRENLGIIVQYKVKVKLCLGALGGELAAELPFTLMHPKPEEEEPAPPTAPPTQKAENDEIALNTNLIQLDTEVDGDDDIIFEDFARLRLKGETDA from the exons ATGGACACTGTGGACAGTGCCAGCAAACGGTCTGGAAGCCATAGCGGCCAGAAGGTTGTTCCAGCTACTCGAGTCTTCAAGAAATCCAGTCAGAATGGAAAGATCACGGTGTACCTTGCTAAAAGAGATTTCGTCGATCACATAACCCACGTTGATCCCATCG ACGGGGTCGTGCTGATTGACCCGAACTACGTGAAGGATCGCAAGGTCTTCGGCCACGTTCTGGCCGCCTTCAAGTATGGCAGAGAGGATCTGGACGTTCTGGGTCTAACCTTTCGCAAGGACCTTTTCCTGGCCGCCGATCAGATATACCCAGTGGTATCTGGCTCACAGCGTCGGGAATTGACTCGATTGCAAGAGAGGCTCATCAAGAAGCTAGGGAATAATGCTTATCCTTTCTACTTCGAACTACCGCCACATTGTCCTGCCTCGGTCACGCTGCAACCGGCGCCTGGCGACACTGGAAAACCCTGCGGTGTCGACTACGAATTGAAGGCGTTCGTAGGTGAGACGCAGGACGACAAACCTCACAAACG GGACTCCGTTAGACTAGCGATACGGAAGATCATGTACGCGCCATCGAAGCAAGGTGAACAACCGTCCGTCGAAGTGAGCAAAGAGTTCGTGATGTCGCCGAACAAGCTGTTCCTGGAGGTGTCCCTCGACAAGCAGCTGTACCATCACGGTGAGAATATCGCTGTGAACGTGCACATCGCGAACAATAGCAACCGGACAGTGAAAAAGATCAAAGTGTCCGTGAGGCAGTTCGCGGACATTTGTTTGTTCTCCACCGCGCAGTACAAGTGTACGGTCGCTGAGGCAGAGAGCGA GGAAGGGTGCCCGGTGGGGCCAGGTTTCACGCTGAGCAAAGTGTTCTCTCTGACACCGCTTCTCGCCAACAACAGATATAAATGGGGTCTTGCCCTCGATGGCCAgatcagagacggggacaccaATCTGGCGTCCAGCACCCT CGTGGTGGATCCCTCGCAACGTGAGAACCTGGGAATTATCGTTCAGTACAAGGTGAAAGTGAAACTTTGCCTCGGTGCTCTCGGAGG AGAACTGGCGGCGGAGCTGCCATTCACCCTGATGCACCCGAAACCGGAAGAAGAGGAGCCAGCACCACCCACTGCACCACCGACGCAGAAAGCGGAGAACGATGAAATAGCGCTCAACACGAACCTCATTCAATTGGACAC GGAGGTCGACGGCGACGACGACATAATCTTCGAGGACTTTGCCCGCCTAAGGCTGAAGGGCGAAACGGATGCCTGA